In one window of Temnothorax longispinosus isolate EJ_2023e chromosome 11, Tlon_JGU_v1, whole genome shotgun sequence DNA:
- the LOC139821356 gene encoding lysophospholipase-like protein 1, translated as MAAIARISQANVVQATRKHTATVFFFHGSGGTAEDLKEWVDIVNREKLQFPHIKLIYPSAPSQPYTPINGMMQNVWFDRIAISNQVPECLESTNSMCQNVSELIDKEVADGIPFSRIVLGGFSMGGCLALHLAYRFRPAVAGCFAMSSFLNKGSIIYEHLKMNPENGKVPLVQYHGTVDALAPIEWGEESAKNLKDLGVNVKFIPLQNAEHELTRAEIKSWKDWLLDILPEK; from the exons ATGGCAGCGATTGCGAGAATCTCACAAGCGAACGTTGTGCAAGCCACGAGGAAACATACAGCTACTGTATTTTTCTTCCATGGTTCCG GTGGCACAGCAGAGGATTTAAAAGAATGGGTCGATATTGTTAACAGAGAAAAGCTGCAGTTTCCACacataaagttaatttatccTAGTGCGCCCAGCCAGCCTTACACACCTATCAACGGAATG ATGCAAAATGTATGGTTTGACCGTATAGCGATATCTAATCAAGTGCCAGAATGTCTAGAATCAACCAATTCCATGTGTCAAAACGTGTCAGAATTGATTGACAAAGAAGTAGCTGACGGAATTCCATTTAGCAGAATTGTTCTGGGTGGATTTTCGATGGGTGGCTGTCTAGCGTTACATTTAGCATACAGATTCCGACCTGCCGTTGCTGGCTGTTTTGCTATGTCTTCCTTTTTGAACAAGGGATCTATAATCTATgag CATTTGAAAATGAATCCAGAAAATGGTAAAGTACCACTCGTTCAGTACCATGGTACAGTAGATGCTTTGGCTCCTATTGAATGGGGTGAGGAGAGCGCTAAGAATCTGAAGGATCTTGGAGTGAACGTGAAGTTTATACCGCTGCAAAATGCTGAGCACGAGTTGACCCGTGCGGAGATTAAAAGTTGGAAAGATTGGCTCCTTGATATTTTGCcggagaaataa